One window from the genome of Hippocampus zosterae strain Florida chromosome 7, ASM2543408v3, whole genome shotgun sequence encodes:
- the ppp1r18 gene encoding uncharacterized protein ppp1r18 isoform X3, producing MSRVREKESSKEKERSCGQATVIKDNRKNSLDDNVFYERGGRVSQLLTKFGELRKPPSRSKSSDNFLRPGRRKNSRENDDGGSSDGRNVPLKGVPKRSFSFSDRVVCPKENGLDPDGYFERKPRERIYSDRSGAGLGKEIPAKCKMGCVRLFDKDKFGNLKDGQFRNKDQTDAIQKRNETGMGFQNRTEVKNLDPVERRATGMASEEDREGFAMASLKSAEGISFARRIPIRQDGKARMAEKESRRLPEKAFKWDITSEKDSDPGGYSEGQLCGKTDAFEKTEAFTGPCAAQSCCRLESDQAEGSGLLSTVADRGADWDVLSHHTEELISKIEKIVDATDYNNEKGDPVGSYRIECKQGARHEMAAYDETPRSPKGIPPLGNPPGPLEIQIPRTVFYVAEEMARKKTTGRSKEGKDSGDGQGVERRDSWRIGKPLSRIESLREKIRQKEQERLSQKKAQGVNGDENKCISGARTEGDTCEERGTEKEKGWESVPPLQKRTTATQSSEADTAVQTSGPVFDITQEVDVLKNCPPLPVSVLDSPTVGEEEVGSAFANAPSENCGKLFLQATDDERDTLKHAEEQVTQHGTQHHRGERERERSDTEDPEKEVEGYTPSIDPAQAPSPSPPHPNSLAAMSRIYNLETVGSRSGLCLRERNVDVSSVHLIKVKPLLTSDAQKGDGKVFSGEDAGGLKTMPLPIEQFRLKEQEVLQSQHVASTSNTFFKEAKGPQSKGFRKHQAEEMVKETPEINPKVCPRRIFSPTSLLKQPNPINTSQLRSQSPDKSLKPSDCAPTPASSPCPPSPAASPSPSPTFFSIRSASGGHVKRGATITITPKKPTATGRTTGSITPSNPAACANTKIPQLTQQNQTTSAAAEPAKKKYPSVEEIEVIGGYQNLEKSCLVRSKGTPKRGKVCFNEDRLEQVCEYPSETSMFVSTPYPHETGRTETPQGEESQDEEGEADGEVVSKCSRNLGTALGRGLRVDESCPW from the coding sequence ATGTCGCGGGTGAGGGAAAAAGAGAGctccaaagaaaaagaaagatcaTGCGGCCAGGCCACGGTGATTAAGGATAATAGAAAGAACAGCTTGGACGACAATGTGTTTTATGAAAGGGGAGGGAGAGTGAGCCAGCTGCTCACTAAATTTGGGGAGCTCCGTAAGCCTCCATCCAGATCGAAAAGCTCCGATAATTTCCTTAGGCCCGGGAGGAGGAAAAATTCAAGGGAAAATGATGACGGGGGGTCATCCGATGGGAGAAACGTGCCGCTCAAAGGTGTGCCAAAACGCTCATTCAGCTTCTCTGATAGGGTCGTCTGTCCGAAGGAAAATGGCTTGGACCCAGATGGGTACTTTGAAAGGAAACCACGTGAGAGGATATATTCAGACAGGAGCGGGGCAGGATTAGGGAAGGAAATACCAGCAAAGTGCAAAATGGGCTGTGTGCGACTCTTCGACAAAGACAAGTTTGGAAATCTTAAGGATGGGCAATTTAGAAACAAAGATCAGACTGATGCAATACAGAAAAGAAATGAGACTGGGATGGGATTCCAAAACAGAACCGAAGTCAAGAATTTAGACCCCGTTGAAAGGAGGGCCACGGGCATGGCAAGTGAGGAAGATCGAGAAGGTTTTGCAATGGCATCTTTAAAAAGCGCAGAGGGGATTTCGTTTGCTAGAAGGATACCAATAAGGCAAGATGGCAAGGCGCGGATGGCCGAAAAAGAGTCGCGGAGACTCCCGGAGAAAGCTTTTAAATGGGATATCACTTCAGAGAAAGATTCTGACCCGGGAGGATATTCCGAAGGACAACTTTGTGGCAAAACGGATGCATTCGAGAAAACGGAGGCTTTTACAGGCCCATGCGCTGCACAGAGTTGCTGTCGGCTGGAATCAGACCAGGCAGAGGGCTCCGGTCTGCTCAGTACTGTTGCAGACAGAGGGGCGGACTGGGACGTTTTGTCCCATCACACGGAAGAACTTAtcagtaaaatagaaaaaattgTGGACGCAACCGATTACAACAACGAGAAAGGGGATCCTGTAGGATCCTATAGGATCGAGTGCAAGCAAGGGGCACGTCATGAGATGGCTGCTTATGATGAAACCCCCAGATCTCCAAAAGGCATCCCTCCTTTGGGGAACCCTCCAGGGCCCCTGGAGATCCAGATCCCTAGGACCGTGTTTTATGTTGCGGAGGAGATGGCGAGAAAGAAGACCACGGGTCGAAGCAAGGAAGGTAAAGACTCCGGAGACGGGCAAGGAGTTGAGAGGAGAGATAGTTGGAGGATTGGCAAGCCCTTGAGCCGCATTGAATCCCTTCGAGAGAAAATTAGACAAAAAGAGCAGGAGAGATTAAGtcagaagaaggcgcagggcgTGAACGGggatgaaaataaatgcatttctgGTGCACGGACAGAAGGGGACACCTGTGAGGAGAGGGGGACTGAAAAGGAGAAAGGATGGGAATCCGTACCTCCTTTGCAGAAGAGGACGACTGCAACACAGAGTAGTGAAGCAGACACGGCGGTGCAGACATCCGGGCCTGTGTTTGACATCACGCAGGAAGTCGATGTGTTGAAAAACTGCCCTCCGCTTCCTGTTTCTGTCCTCGACTCACCCACTGTTGGTGAAGAGGAAGTAGGTAGCGCCTTCGCCAATGCTCCCTCGGAAAACTGCGGCAAATTATTCCTTCAAGCAACTGACGATGAGCGTGACACTTTGAAACATGCGGAAGAGCAAGTGACACAACACGGGACCCAACACCATCGTGGGGAAAGAGAACGAGAGCGAAGCGACACGGAGGACCCCGAGAAGGAAGTCGAGGGTTACACACCATCCATTGATCCAGCGCAAGCTCCCTCACCCTCGCCGCCGCATCCCAACTCCCTCGCAGCGATGAGCCGGATCTACAATTTGGAGACGGTGGGCTCGAGGTCGGGCTTGTGTTTGAGAGAGAGGAATGTGGACGTTTCATCGGTACATCTTATTAAGGTGAAGCCCCTCCTCACGTCAGATGCACAAAAGGGGGATGGTAAAGTGTTCTCGGGAGAAGATGCCGGTGGGCTGAAGACCATGCCACTTCCAATTGAGCAGTTTCGTCTCAAAGAGCAGGAAGTGCTGCAGTCCCAACATGTTGCCTCAACATCAAACACTTTTTTCAAAGAAGCAAAAGGACCCCAAAGCAAAGGATTCAGAAAGCATCAAGCTGAGGAGATGGTCAAAGAAACACCAGAAATTAACCCCAAAGTGTGTCCCCGACGGATTTTTTCGCCAACATCTCTTCTTAAACAACCAAACCCAATTAATACCTCGCAACTCAGGAGCCAATCGCCGGACAAATCGCTGAAGCCCTCTGACTGCGCACCGACTCCAGCCTCCTCGCCGTGTCCTCCATCTCCTGCTGCCTCTCCATCGCCGTCGCCGACATTCTTCTCCATTCGCAGTGCCTCGGGGGGTCACGTGAAGAGAGGGGCCACCATTACAATCACCCCCAAAAAGCCCACCGCAACGGGAAGAACAACCGGATCTATAACGCCGTCCAACCCAGCTGCATGCGCCAATACAAAAATACCCCAGCTGACCCAACAAAACCAGACAACCTCGGCTGCGGCCGAGCCCGCGAAGAAGAAATATCCGTCAGTGGAAGAAATTGAAGTGATTGGCGGATATCAGAACCTGGAGAAGTCATGTCTCGTTAGAAGCAAAGGGACTCCGAAAAGG
- the nrm gene encoding nurim, which produces MEMASVTVRGCALCTVTLLNFGFVFISGADFIRFLSFRAIYHNITGDTILCQDSIPWSEALRDSSVLKSLGVDVTLLALFTLQHSLLAWPPVKQACQSILGSLNRTTYCFTTALTLQILMHSWQPVTGAPCLWSVRQAPWSVWFPLLCFTVHFFCWAIICTILMMFDYPELLGIKQVYYQCLGLGDPLSYKSSQAQRFLSHFRHPVCLELGVVLWLLPALSLDRLLLALTLSVYLALAHPLDKQDLAFVCDHLSRKVQLFTEPYWVKGPTPSLDSNHKDK; this is translated from the exons ATGGAAATGGCGTCAGTCACGGTCCGTGGCTGTGCTCTGTGCACGGTCACTTTGCTCAACTTTGGCTTCGTCTTCATATCCGGCGCGGATTTTATTCGCTTTCTATCATTCCGAGCTATTTACCATAACATCACCGGAGACACGATACTGTGCCAAG ACTCCATACCATGGTCAGAGGCACTACGGGACAGCTCTGTCCTCAAGTCTCTGGGCGTGGATGTGACTCTGCTGGCTCTCTTCACCTTGCAACACAGTCTGCTCGCATGGCCACCTGTCAAACAGGCCTGTCAGTCCATCCTGggctccctgaacagaaccacATACTGCTTCACCACCGCACTGACTCTCCAG ATCCTGATGCATTCTTGGCAGCCTGTAACTGGCGCCCCCTGTCTGTGGTCAGTGCGCCAAGCACCTTGGAGTGTCTGGTTCCCTCTGCTCTGTTTCACGGTGCACTTCTTCTGCTGGGCCATCATCTGCACCATCCTCATGATGTTTGACTACCCAGAATTGTTGGGCATTAAGCAG GTGTATTACCAGTGTTTAGGCCTGGGGGACCCCTTGTCCTACAAGTCGTCTCAAGCTCAACGCTTCCTCTCTCACTTCCGCCATCCGGTGTGCCTGGAGCTAGGCGTTGTGTTGTGGCTCCTGCCGGCTTTATCCCTGGACAGGCTGCTGCTGGCATTAACGTTGTCAGTCTACCTGGCGCTGGCACACCCGCTGGACAAACAGGATTTAGCTTTCGTTTGCGACCATCTTAGCCGCAAGGTGCAGCTCTTTACGGAGCCGTACTGGGTCAAAGGCCCAACCCCCAGCCTGGACAGCAATCACAAGGACAAGTGA
- the ppp1r18 gene encoding uncharacterized protein ppp1r18 isoform X2 codes for MSRVREKESSKEKERSCGQATVIKDNRKNSLDDNVFYERGGRVSQLLTKFGELRKPPSRSKSSDNFLRPGRRKNSRENDDGGSSDGRNVPLKGVPKRSFSFSDRVVCPKENGLDPDGYFERKPRERIYSDRSGAGLGKEIPAKCKMGCVRLFDKDKFGNLKDGQFRNKDQTDAIQKRNETGMGFQNRTEVKNLDPVERRATGMASEEDREGFAMASLKSAEGISFARRIPIRQDGKARMAEKESRRLPEKAFKWDITSEKDSDPGGYSEGQLCGKTDAFEKTEAFTGPCAAQSCCRLESDQAEGSGLLSTVADRGADWDVLSHHTEELISKIEKIVDATDYNNEKGDPVGSYRIECKQGARHEMAAYDETPRSPKGIPPLGNPPGPLEIQIPRTVFYVAEEMARKKTTGRSKEGKDSGDGQGVERRDSWRIGKPLSRIESLREKIRQKEQERLSQKKAQGVNGDENKCISGARTEGDTCEERGTEKEKGWESVPPLQKRTTATQSSEADTAVQTSGPVFDITQEVDVLKNCPPLPVSVLDSPTVGEEEVGSAFANAPSENCGKLFLQATDDERDTLKHAEEQVTQHGTQHHRGERERERSDTEDPEKEVEGYTPSIDPAQAPSPSPPHPNSLAAMSRIYNLETVGSRSGLCLRERNVDVSSVHLIKVKPLLTSDAQKGDGKVFSGEDAGGLKTMPLPIEQFRLKEQEVLQSQHVASTSNTFFKEAKGPQSKGFRKHQAEEMVKETPEINPKVCPRRIFSPTSLLKQPNPINTSQLRSQSPDKSLKPSDCAPTPASSPCPPSPAASPSPSPTFFSIRSASGGHVKRGATITITPKKPTATGRTTGSITPSNPAACANTKIPQLTQQNQTTSAAAEPAKKKYPSVEEIEVIGGYQNLEKSCLVRSKGTPKRGKVCFNEDRLEQVCEYPSETSMFVSTPYPHETGRTETPQGEESQDEEGEADGEMSRALGRRHSPRQNARAKQSGFRRLLNVPFDHLK; via the coding sequence ATGTCGCGGGTGAGGGAAAAAGAGAGctccaaagaaaaagaaagatcaTGCGGCCAGGCCACGGTGATTAAGGATAATAGAAAGAACAGCTTGGACGACAATGTGTTTTATGAAAGGGGAGGGAGAGTGAGCCAGCTGCTCACTAAATTTGGGGAGCTCCGTAAGCCTCCATCCAGATCGAAAAGCTCCGATAATTTCCTTAGGCCCGGGAGGAGGAAAAATTCAAGGGAAAATGATGACGGGGGGTCATCCGATGGGAGAAACGTGCCGCTCAAAGGTGTGCCAAAACGCTCATTCAGCTTCTCTGATAGGGTCGTCTGTCCGAAGGAAAATGGCTTGGACCCAGATGGGTACTTTGAAAGGAAACCACGTGAGAGGATATATTCAGACAGGAGCGGGGCAGGATTAGGGAAGGAAATACCAGCAAAGTGCAAAATGGGCTGTGTGCGACTCTTCGACAAAGACAAGTTTGGAAATCTTAAGGATGGGCAATTTAGAAACAAAGATCAGACTGATGCAATACAGAAAAGAAATGAGACTGGGATGGGATTCCAAAACAGAACCGAAGTCAAGAATTTAGACCCCGTTGAAAGGAGGGCCACGGGCATGGCAAGTGAGGAAGATCGAGAAGGTTTTGCAATGGCATCTTTAAAAAGCGCAGAGGGGATTTCGTTTGCTAGAAGGATACCAATAAGGCAAGATGGCAAGGCGCGGATGGCCGAAAAAGAGTCGCGGAGACTCCCGGAGAAAGCTTTTAAATGGGATATCACTTCAGAGAAAGATTCTGACCCGGGAGGATATTCCGAAGGACAACTTTGTGGCAAAACGGATGCATTCGAGAAAACGGAGGCTTTTACAGGCCCATGCGCTGCACAGAGTTGCTGTCGGCTGGAATCAGACCAGGCAGAGGGCTCCGGTCTGCTCAGTACTGTTGCAGACAGAGGGGCGGACTGGGACGTTTTGTCCCATCACACGGAAGAACTTAtcagtaaaatagaaaaaattgTGGACGCAACCGATTACAACAACGAGAAAGGGGATCCTGTAGGATCCTATAGGATCGAGTGCAAGCAAGGGGCACGTCATGAGATGGCTGCTTATGATGAAACCCCCAGATCTCCAAAAGGCATCCCTCCTTTGGGGAACCCTCCAGGGCCCCTGGAGATCCAGATCCCTAGGACCGTGTTTTATGTTGCGGAGGAGATGGCGAGAAAGAAGACCACGGGTCGAAGCAAGGAAGGTAAAGACTCCGGAGACGGGCAAGGAGTTGAGAGGAGAGATAGTTGGAGGATTGGCAAGCCCTTGAGCCGCATTGAATCCCTTCGAGAGAAAATTAGACAAAAAGAGCAGGAGAGATTAAGtcagaagaaggcgcagggcgTGAACGGggatgaaaataaatgcatttctgGTGCACGGACAGAAGGGGACACCTGTGAGGAGAGGGGGACTGAAAAGGAGAAAGGATGGGAATCCGTACCTCCTTTGCAGAAGAGGACGACTGCAACACAGAGTAGTGAAGCAGACACGGCGGTGCAGACATCCGGGCCTGTGTTTGACATCACGCAGGAAGTCGATGTGTTGAAAAACTGCCCTCCGCTTCCTGTTTCTGTCCTCGACTCACCCACTGTTGGTGAAGAGGAAGTAGGTAGCGCCTTCGCCAATGCTCCCTCGGAAAACTGCGGCAAATTATTCCTTCAAGCAACTGACGATGAGCGTGACACTTTGAAACATGCGGAAGAGCAAGTGACACAACACGGGACCCAACACCATCGTGGGGAAAGAGAACGAGAGCGAAGCGACACGGAGGACCCCGAGAAGGAAGTCGAGGGTTACACACCATCCATTGATCCAGCGCAAGCTCCCTCACCCTCGCCGCCGCATCCCAACTCCCTCGCAGCGATGAGCCGGATCTACAATTTGGAGACGGTGGGCTCGAGGTCGGGCTTGTGTTTGAGAGAGAGGAATGTGGACGTTTCATCGGTACATCTTATTAAGGTGAAGCCCCTCCTCACGTCAGATGCACAAAAGGGGGATGGTAAAGTGTTCTCGGGAGAAGATGCCGGTGGGCTGAAGACCATGCCACTTCCAATTGAGCAGTTTCGTCTCAAAGAGCAGGAAGTGCTGCAGTCCCAACATGTTGCCTCAACATCAAACACTTTTTTCAAAGAAGCAAAAGGACCCCAAAGCAAAGGATTCAGAAAGCATCAAGCTGAGGAGATGGTCAAAGAAACACCAGAAATTAACCCCAAAGTGTGTCCCCGACGGATTTTTTCGCCAACATCTCTTCTTAAACAACCAAACCCAATTAATACCTCGCAACTCAGGAGCCAATCGCCGGACAAATCGCTGAAGCCCTCTGACTGCGCACCGACTCCAGCCTCCTCGCCGTGTCCTCCATCTCCTGCTGCCTCTCCATCGCCGTCGCCGACATTCTTCTCCATTCGCAGTGCCTCGGGGGGTCACGTGAAGAGAGGGGCCACCATTACAATCACCCCCAAAAAGCCCACCGCAACGGGAAGAACAACCGGATCTATAACGCCGTCCAACCCAGCTGCATGCGCCAATACAAAAATACCCCAGCTGACCCAACAAAACCAGACAACCTCGGCTGCGGCCGAGCCCGCGAAGAAGAAATATCCGTCAGTGGAAGAAATTGAAGTGATTGGCGGATATCAGAACCTGGAGAAGTCATGTCTCGTTAGAAGCAAAGGGACTCCGAAAAGG